Genomic segment of Ignavibacteria bacterium:
TTATCTCCTTCAAATCCAAGCACGCCTGCGATCCACCGAAATGCTTTTGGCAGGCTTCCGACTACGTATGTGAATAGTCCAAGTCCCATATAAGCATCGTACATTTGCGGATTCAAAGTGATTGCATATTCAAGCGATTCGTAAGCTTCTTTTCCCTCTTTAAGAACAGAAAGTGATGGAGAACCTGGAGAGTAAAGTGATTTTATAATTCCTCGGTATCCTTTAATTCCTCCGAGATAAAAATATGTTTTTGCCTGTTCGACTTGATTTGTGTTATACTTTAAATGCTTTTCACAGATTGTTATTACATCATCAGAGGCTTTGATGAATTTATCGAAATCTTCTTTTTCACTTAACAGAAAATATTTGTAGTAATAAGTCATTGCTTTAAAAAAATGTCCTCGAGGATCAGTTGGTGCTATGGCAATCACTTGATCAAAATATTTTACCGCAGAATTTATTTTCAATCCGTACAGCTCTTCAATGCCTTGATTTGTAAGATTATGAACTCTTTCCCAGTCCACACTTTGTCCAAAAGCTGGAACAGCGAAATACATTAGCAGAAGCAATACTCGAATTTTTTTATTTACCATACAATAGTTTTTCTCTAAATCTCTTTTGCTCATACGACATGTTCTCTGAATTGACAAGCTTTGATAATTCTCTTTCTTTCAAAATTGGATTAACATGTACAGAAATTGTTTTACTTTTCCGTTTGATATAAAAAGTCACAGAGCTTTCCGCAGGAAGTTCGTGCAGGAACTGCGTTATTGAATCAATTTTTGTGTCTGAATTCTCGATTGAATTTAGTTCAAAATCATTTATTCTCAAAAGAATATCGTTCTCTTTAATCCCGGCTTTTGATGCTGGAGAATTTTCTTCTATATAATCGATGGCTGTTTCGTCACTATCGTTCAGGAAAAAATGAATTCCAAAATAAGGGCGCAATCCTTTTCGGGTCAATCCAACAAGCGAAAGAAAATAATCGTGTGGCAATTCGATAGAGGAATGAATATAGTCTTTAAAAAAATCGTGAAAATCTGTGCGGGTTAATGAGTTTATAATTGTAATCAAATCGTTTTCTGTGAAGCCGAGTTGCTTTTTCCCGTAACCTTCGTATAGAATTTTGATTACATCATCGAGTAGGAAAACGTTGTCGGTTAGCTTTCGAATTTTAAGATCGAGATAAAAAGCAAATAATGTTCCTTTCGAGTATAAAGAATAGAAAGAATTATAAGCCGCATTTGCGCTTATCTCTGCTAAACTTGAGCCACCATCCAAGTATTGAACAAATCCTGATTCTTCAATTTTATTAATGATCTCCTCCCAAAATTTTTCTTCCTTAATTATTCGATTTCTAACCATCAGCAGATTTGAATAATATTCAGTTACTCCTTCACTGAACCAAAGGAGATTTGTATTCACCGGTTCGAAGTAATTAAAAGACTGCAATTCCTTCGGACGGAGAAGCTTGACATTCCAAATGTGAAATAGTTCATGCGAGATAGTTGAACCAATAAAATTATTTCTTATATCAAGTTCATATTTCTCGATGTAGGGCAGGTAATAGACGGATGATTGCAAATGTTCAAGAGCTCCGTAAAATCCTCTGAATCGATCGGAATCTTCATTAAAATAAAACAGAAATTTATATTTTGTGATTGGTGTGTCAGAAAAGAATTTTGTTTGAGCATTGATGATTTCTTTAATCACAGCAATAGTGCTGTCGGGAAAAAAATCTTTGGATGTTTGAACAATTAGAGAAAAGTCAATTCCTGTGTGAGCAAAATCCCAGCGTTTAAGTGCATTTCCAAGCATTACTGGAGAATCTGCAAGCTCATCGTAATTTTTAGCTTTGTAACAATTAGGCGAGATTGAATCGAGGGAAGTTTCTATCGACCAGCTATCCTGCAGAAAGAACTTGACTTGAAACTCATAATTTTCATAACCGATTGGGATAAGATAAATAGCAGTCCCATTGTAATAACCGAAAGTTGAATCAAGCTCGCTCGTATCGAGAAAATCAGCATCATCAAAATCCTTAACTTGATATGATAACCGATTCAATGATTGCGCATTGTTGATCTGCCATCTGATCGAATCGAGGCGAATGATCTCAAGTTCATTATTAAGAGAATCGAATGCCTGCAAGTTCTGAATCTTCTCCCAATAATTATTTATTGAATACGAACCAGGCGACCAGACAGGAATTCCAAATGTAATTGTTTGGGAATCGATCATTGGAGTGTGAAGTTCAATTTCGAAAATTTCAGATTTAGGATTTGAAATACTTATGTGGTAATTAAAAAAGACTTCCAATTGAGCGACAGCAAAGGAATTAAAAACAAAAATTGATAGGAAAATTCGAATCATTAAAGCTTGATAATTTTGATGTGCAAACGAATCTGCCCTAAGTTTGTTCCTTAATTGCTCAAACTTGCAGCCCTTGCTGTAGCTTTTCCGTTCTGTCTGCTAATTTTATTTTTTCAATTAATTCTTCAAGACTTCCATCAATGATTTCTGAAAGATTGTAGAGAGTTAATCCAATTCGGTGGTCAGTTATGCGATTCTGCGGGAAGTTGTATGTTCTAATTTTATCGCTCCTGTCACCCTTGCGTACCATTGAACGGCGCTGTGCCGCGACTTCTTTGTTCTGCTCTTCGAGCTGTCTATCGTAAAGCCGCGCTCTTAAAACTTTCATTGCTTTCTGCCGGTTCTTAAGCTGTGAGCGTTCGTCCTGACATTGCACAACAATTCCTGAAGGAAGGTGAGTAATCCGAACTGCAGTTTCGACTTTGTTTACATTCTGTCCGCCAGCTCCGCCGCTGCGGTAAATGTCAATCTTCAAATCGTTCTGGTTAATTTCAACTTCAACATCTTCAACTTCAGGCAGCACTACAACCGATGCCGCAGAAGTATGAACTCTTCCGCTTCCTTCGGTTTGCGGAACACGCTGAACACGGTGAACACCGCTTTCAAATTTCATTTCGCCATAAGCTCCATCGCCCTGTAGAGAAAAAATAACTTCTTTAAATCCGCCGATGCCTGTATCGTTCATATCGATCAGCTCAACTCTCCATCCTTTTTGTTCGGCGTAACGAGTGTACATTCTGAAAAGATCAGCCGCAAATAATGCAGCTTCTTCTCCGCCGGTGCCTGCACGAATCTCAACAAAACAATCTTTTGAATCATTTGGATCTTTTGGTAAGAGAAGGATTTTTAATTCTTCTTCGAGATGTGCTAGTTTAGATCGAAGTTCTTCTAATTCCGATTCTGCTATTGTAGTGAGTTCATCATCCATGCCTGAATCAATAATCTCAAGATTACCGTCAATGTCCTTCTGAACGGTTTTATATTTTTTGTAAATATCGACTACTTCTTCGAGCTCGGCACGTTCTTTATTGAGCTTAACATATTTCTGCTGATCCATTACGGTTTGAGGCTTCATCAATTCGTCATTTATCTCATCGAATCGAAGAATTATTTTTTCTAAATTATCGAACATATTTCCTTTTTGATTTCTCAATTCAAATATAGAAAAGTGTAGGTCTAAATAAAAGACGGCAAGTAATGCAGAATTGAAATAAAAAGTGTATAAAGTAAGTGCAAAAACTTTATGAACTTTAAGAACCTTACAAACCCTACCAACTTTATAACTAATGTCACTCGAAACTATAAGTTGATTTTATTAAATTGTTTCAAAGAATAACGGAGTAAAAGATGGCTCTAAGCAAAGAGTTGCTTGATGTATTATGCTGTCCCGAGACAAAAGCAGATTTAGTTTTAGAAGGAAACTTTTTGGTATCGACAGATAAAGCTACACGCCGCAGATATCGAATTGAAGATGATATCCCAATTATGTTAGTTGAGGAGTCGGAAGTTTTGTCTGAGGAAGATTGGCGGGAGGTTATGGAGAGGCACGGTAAGATATAAACGCCAAAAGGCCAAGGATGCCAAGCTGCCATGATGGATAGAAAGTTAAGTGAACCGAGTGCGTATGTAGATGAATTAGCGAGAAATGTAATTTCAGCTGCTATTGAAGTTCATCGAAATCTTGGACCTGGTTTTTTTGAAGCCGTTTATGAAGAATCTCTATGTGTAGAATTAAAATCGAGAAATATTTTCTTCGAAAGACAAAAGAAATTTGATATTTACTTTAAGGATTCGTTAGTTGGAGAGGGAAGAATCGATCTTTTAATTGATAATAATTTGATCGTTGAATTAAAAGCAGTTGAAGTGCTTGCTCCAATTCATTTTGCACAAGTTACTTCGTATCTTAAAGCTATGAAATTACAATTAGCTCTATTAATAAATTTCAATGTTCCACTTTTAAAAGAAGGAATTAAAAGAATTATAAATTCTATTCACTCAAAATAGATATTCTCTTGGCTTCTTAATCCTCTTGGCTTCTTGGCGTTTCAAAAATATTATGCTGGATCTAAACAAAATACTCAAAGAAAAAATCTTGCTCTTCGACGGAGCAACGGGCACAAGTATTCAGAATCAAAATCTTAACGCTGACGACTTCGGTGGAAAAGAATTTGAAGGATGCAACGAATATCTCTGCGTAACGAAACCATCTGCTGTCAAAAAGGTTCACGTAGATTTTCTCGAAGCTGGTGCAGATATCATCGAAACAAATTCTTTCGGTTCAACTCCATTAGTTTTGAACGAATATAATCTTGCACATCTAAGCTATGACCTAAGTAAAAAATCTGCTGAGATTGCCAAGCGACTTGCTAATGAGTACTCTATGAACCAAAAACCAAGATTTGTTGCCGGCTCGATTGGACCCGGTACGAAACTTCCATCGCTTGGGCATATTTCTTTTCGTGAATTAGAAAAATCTTATTACACTCAGATTTCGGGATTAATTGATGGCGGAGTCGATTTGCTTTGCATTGAGACTTGTCAAGACCTCCTTCAAACTAAATCTGCGCTTTCCGCCGCGATGAAAGTCTTTCAAGAAAAGAAAGTTAAACTTCCTGTGATTGTTTCTGTTACAATCGAGACAACTGGAACGATGTTAATGGGTACAGACATCTCTGCCGCATTAACAACATTAGAACCATATGAAATAATCGACGTCATTGGAATGAACTGCGCAACTGGACCAAAAGAGATGAGCGAAAGTGTTCGGTATCTCTGTCAAAATTCTCCTAATCCAGTTTTAGTAATGCCGAACGCAGGTCTGCCAGAAAATGTTGATGGAATTGCGTGTTATCATTTATCACCTGAAGAACTTCAAAGGTGGATGATTCATTTT
This window contains:
- a CDS encoding PDZ domain-containing protein; this translates as MIRIFLSIFVFNSFAVAQLEVFFNYHISISNPKSEIFEIELHTPMIDSQTITFGIPVWSPGSYSINNYWEKIQNLQAFDSLNNELEIIRLDSIRWQINNAQSLNRLSYQVKDFDDADFLDTSELDSTFGYYNGTAIYLIPIGYENYEFQVKFFLQDSWSIETSLDSISPNCYKAKNYDELADSPVMLGNALKRWDFAHTGIDFSLIVQTSKDFFPDSTIAVIKEIINAQTKFFSDTPITKYKFLFYFNEDSDRFRGFYGALEHLQSSVYYLPYIEKYELDIRNNFIGSTISHELFHIWNVKLLRPKELQSFNYFEPVNTNLLWFSEGVTEYYSNLLMVRNRIIKEEKFWEEIINKIEESGFVQYLDGGSSLAEISANAAYNSFYSLYSKGTLFAFYLDLKIRKLTDNVFLLDDVIKILYEGYGKKQLGFTENDLITIINSLTRTDFHDFFKDYIHSSIELPHDYFLSLVGLTRKGLRPYFGIHFFLNDSDETAIDYIEENSPASKAGIKENDILLRINDFELNSIENSDTKIDSITQFLHELPAESSVTFYIKRKSKTISVHVNPILKERELSKLVNSENMSYEQKRFREKLLYGK
- a CDS encoding GxxExxY protein gives rise to the protein MDRKLSEPSAYVDELARNVISAAIEVHRNLGPGFFEAVYEESLCVELKSRNIFFERQKKFDIYFKDSLVGEGRIDLLIDNNLIVELKAVEVLAPIHFAQVTSYLKAMKLQLALLINFNVPLLKEGIKRIINSIHSK
- the prfA gene encoding peptide chain release factor 1 — its product is MFDNLEKIILRFDEINDELMKPQTVMDQQKYVKLNKERAELEEVVDIYKKYKTVQKDIDGNLEIIDSGMDDELTTIAESELEELRSKLAHLEEELKILLLPKDPNDSKDCFVEIRAGTGGEEAALFAADLFRMYTRYAEQKGWRVELIDMNDTGIGGFKEVIFSLQGDGAYGEMKFESGVHRVQRVPQTEGSGRVHTSAASVVVLPEVEDVEVEINQNDLKIDIYRSGGAGGQNVNKVETAVRITHLPSGIVVQCQDERSQLKNRQKAMKVLRARLYDRQLEEQNKEVAAQRRSMVRKGDRSDKIRTYNFPQNRITDHRIGLTLYNLSEIIDGSLEELIEKIKLADRTEKLQQGLQV